The region TGGATGCTCGGTATGGATCGGGGACGCACGTGATTGGCCAGATGGCACAAGACGACCCCGTCAGTCAAAGCTGCCCCAAGATCACTGGGTAAAGACACCTTGAGTCGACACTCGATATTCTACAGGGTTGCAAAACAAGACTTCATTTGTAGAAATCATTTGTGAAAAAAGAATTTGAATGATtatactcgcgcacacacacaaccagtcaaaagtttttgaacagtaagatttttaatgtttttaaagaattctcttctgctcaccaagctgcattcatttgagccaaaatacagtaaaagcagaaatattgtgaaatacttttactatttaaaataactgctttctgtttgaatatattataaaatgtaatttatttctgtgatcaaagcaacattttcagcatcaatatTCTTCATTGTCTTCTAATACACTGATTTGcttttcaaaaaatttttttattattatcaatatttaaaacagttgagtacatttttttcaggattctttgatgaacagaatgaTCATAAGATCAgcgtttatctgaaataaaacatttttgtaacattatacactactACACTATACTATTTAAAAGCTCGAgtcagtgtgtatgtatatatatatatatatagcatcgatgctttaatttgatcaaaagtgacgataaagaatttataatgtcacaaaagatttctttttGAGATATATGCTGTTGTgctgaactttgtattcatcaaagaaacctgaaaaattaTACAATCATAATAAATACATGCTTTTTGAGCAGTAAATCTGAATTTTAGAATGagttctgaaggatgatgtgactggagaaatgatgctcaaaattcagctttgaaatcacaggaataaattacattttaaaatatattcaaatagaaaagttattttaaatagaacaaatatttcaattatttttcaaTACTTCAAAATGACTGTTTTTGCCGTactttggattaaataaatgcaggcttggtgagagacatctttaaaaaaaaccattaaattattaatgttgaaaaacttttgactggtagtgtatttatgcatgtataatcaataaataaatagatggaaCAGCAGTTTGTTTGACGCACTCTTCTCAGCTGCTCTATTAGTATTGCTTCCTCTCCCCTGGGGGCGGGACTCTGTGTGGGCGTGGCTTCATCTGGCTCCGCCTTCTGTGTGCCTGATTCTCCTGCAAATTATTACATGCACAAGTAGCAATGATTGACACGCGTGTAACAGAGCACTACAGTTACTACCCACTTTTCAGTGAGATTATAATTACTATTTATACACTATTATAGCATTATCATTAaagctatttttacattttcagttttagtcattttgttaagttttttttatttttgaatgcttCAACTTTTCAAGTGAtattttttctgatttatttaaatgaacaaaataatacTAACTAAATAACTACATACAGTAAATAACTAAATGAACAATTACAATGCTGCCGCTTTTTCAGTGACTTACTTCTCACATTTTCTCCATAATGCATTACATTCTTCAATTCTTCAAAATGAAGAGTTCAAGACAAACCAACTAGTTCTCACAAAATGATATTCAAAGCAAAGAGCATCAAAGCAAATGATACGAAGGCAACAGTGCAACACAGTGTTCTTCTATTTTTTCCTGAGGTTTAGGAAACTTTAATCCATTAACATGCATAGCATTCCCTAAATGTAACTGATAATACGCAATGCTTcagaaatataacaaaacattaaaatatatactgaCACCGATTCATGCACTTTACATAGGAAACCAGTCATTTTAGACACACTTTCAAAACTGTTGCAACAGagataaaaacacaattttttcataagaacagaaaaggctcctgtccAAACTCTTGCTataaaattagaagcacacaaCTCCCTAGAATATCATTACATGCTTAAACATTTGTACTCTAAAGTAGTCAAATCTGTTCTTTAGAAGAACACTTTTAGTGCATGCATCATGAAAGTCGCACATGCAGCAATTGACTGCATCAGACAAACAAAccttttttcttctcctctctctgGCCGAGGCGGAAAAGATAACTCTCAGGTCTCTGGATGGGGTACGTCAGGGTTTGGAGGGCTGTAAGACCAGCAAAATAAGTCACAATGGGATGTGGGGGCAAAGAATTAAATGGCAAAACAGAAGGAATGAGGAAGATCAAGTCTGATTTAAACAAACACATACCGGTGGGAGACAGCGAGCCATAATCTTCCCCTGGCTACAgaataaaaaattaagtcaaatcaGTGGAAATTACATTGATAAAAATCTTGgcagtttttgagattcgccCTCATTTTTAATGTGTGAACTTCCAAACcctaaacaaacatacacatgcaTCAGCTGAAATCTTAAACAGGCATGACCTGTCCAGCATCAGTTCCTCAATATGAAATACAAATACTGCTCATgaatttatgaaattaaaatcaTCCACAATAAGCTTATTTGAATCAAATAAAGTGATGGAGGCAGATCAGCGGAATTAGGAGgaaataaacagagaaagattaaGAAGAGTTTGTTGCTGAAGGAAAAACacttaaatgttaaatcttttcTTTTAGGATGCATaagcttaaattaaaaaaattacaatgttgtAATGATAATGTTGACTGTTAAAATTTAAGTAAATCTGCAGGAAACGTGCATAATAAGATTATTTGCATTTATAGAAACAAAAGTGATGGCGGTGGAGCTTCTCCaggctacaaataaacaaataataaataaataaataaaaatgattaattatttaaatttacaagCAAGCCTAAAATAATTTTTGAGAGTAAAATCATCCAGAAAAAtcctttataaatgtatttgcatgtacagaaataaaatataggtAAATCATCTCTAGgctgcaaacaaaataaaaaaattaatattgacaaagattatttgtattaatagaaaaagtaAAAGTGGTGGATCATCTACAAGTTACaaacaaattgtattattattattattattatttaatttactagCTTAAAACAATATTTGAGAATGAAATTGTCAAAAAACTACAACATCCATAATAAGCTTATTTGCATCTAGAGTGATGCAGATCATCTCCAGtctccaaacaaacaaataatgaaaatgtgtgAGTAGCTTTGCAACAAGCAAAAGTTTAATACAAAGGTTTTTGGGGTAATTTACGCACCTCGTCATTAATCAACAGCAGTGAATGGTACTGTAGGTCTATCTACAGACAGCTAGTAAACATGTCTGTGTGTCTTTCACCTGTTTGTGAGGGTCTGGCCTCTTCTTTATAGTGTTGGTGTCTGTGTCTATCTCAAATATCAGAAGGGGCTCAAACTCACTCTGACACAGAACCAACatgacagagagaaaaagagagaaagacaggaagAGAAGCAAAAAAAGCAGGGCAGGCGTGTTAAAGATGCTCGCCGGGAGAAGCAGATCTAATATTAAAGATGCACTCagcaatttttaataataattagatagtAATAACTATCAGTTTGAAGATAAGGCTGGTCGTATCTTAACAAAACCGCTTTTGCTAGCCACAAGAGTCTTGAGAAGAGTTAAGAACAGCTTTTTAATTACTGAGTGCAACTTTAAACGAGGTAAACAGCTTATAAATAACCTTTAATCATGTTAATACATTATGCAaagttatataaagcacaatAGGAAAGTGAACACACAAGAGAAATGAGAGGATGTGCAGAGGATGACGCATGATCTGAGCTGATTGGCTCTTACCAGGAAGAGGGCGGAGTCATCTGTGTGAGTGGACCATCTGGAGGGGTACAGACTCTGGGGTGGGACAGTGTGCATATGACTACAGCGccacacactcacattcacacacacacagcaggatgAAGTGATGGATGGGAGGAAGTGACTGTGTAAATGTGAAGGAGACACTCACCTCACTGTCTGTCGGACTGAGCTTCGTAGGGCTCGGAGTCGACTTGTGCTGAAAATACAAGACAGAAAATCGAGTTCCTATCTCTAGAACATATATAGGAGAGTTTTAATTGGGATATGGATGCTAAAGATCCAGTTTCGCCCTTCAGAGCATCGTGATGTCGTTATAGTAAATGCCGTTATATCTGTAAGCCTGGAGCACAAAACTAGTCATGAGGGTAAATTTtgcaaaattgagatttatacataatctgacaGCTGATTAGATAatctttctattgatgtatggtttgctaGAATacaacaactatttgaaaatctggaatctgagggtgtaaaaaatctgaatattgagaaaatcatctttaaagtcgttcaaatcaagttcttagcaatgcatattactaatcaaaaattaagttttgatatttacggtaggaaatttactaaatatcttcatggaacattatctttactaaatatccgaatgatttttggcataaaagaaaaatcaatcattttgatccatacaatgtattttttgtgctccagggtcacattttgttAACTATTGCAAAGCTTTTAGTAGAcgagacttaaagggatagttcacccaaaatttaaaatgGTAATCTTTTACTCATTCTCAAGTTGTTCCGAGCATATATgagcttctttcttctgttgaacacaaaagaagatattttgaataatgttggtaaGCAAACGGTTGacggtacccattgacttccatagtatttttttccatactatagaagtcaatgggtgccgtcaactGTTTGCTTACCAACATTCTCCAGACCATCTTctttcagaagaaagaaactcatataaGCATCTTGAGGATGAATAACTGATGAGTAAATGAAGAATCTTCATCAGTAACacccattttttattgtttttacatgTCGTTAAAAAGCATTTGCTAACAAACATTTAGCTGGGGATATTAAACATCATCACACCGAACAGGTAAACTCACAGATGTGAATTGCTTTTACGGATTCATTGTGTTTCTAATCATACTCAAGCAATGTTTGCAGCACTTTTTCtgcaaatgcattaataattgtgtgtatgagtgtgtgtacctTGACGTAATTCATGACGCCGTCTCTTTGCACTAATCTTGTTTTGTGTCTCTCCTCCTCGTACCGCAGAGCCGCCAGCTGAGCTTCCCGTCTCACTCTCTCCACACCGACGCCAGAACACGACGCCGCACCAGCGGAGCGCTGACACACAACCAGAATAAATTCGGTAAATTTCCGAGTAAATTTCATTGACTGCATAATGACAGGGACTCTAACCTGATTATGAGCGTATGAAGATGTGACCGCTGGTTCTGAGCCACCACTAAAGAGACAACAATTAAAGAACTGTTAGTGAAAACAGATATTTAACTTCTTTGTTTGATTTCTAATTCTTAATTGTTTAGCGGCCAAGCCTCGATGTCGTGGCACCCATTGTAATAGTTGGCGTTCTTCTTCGGAAGTCTATGTTGGTCCATAAAATTCCTTGCGGGAAAGTTATCAAATTTGGCATGGAGGTATAGGACAGTCTCAACATTAACCACAGCAAGTTTGGAGTCTCTAAGTCAAACCttctagcgccaccaactggccaAATTTGCACTAATGTTTATTCTAACAACTTTTGAACTAAAGTTTagaagcaaaatatttttttttctaatcccTTAGCTCAGATAATTAAACATTTATGATGGAAAACATTTATGGAATACAAGGTTTCATGCATTTTTGCTTAGAATTTATGAACAAAAAATTTGGCctcaaaaaattacaaatatgattTGTCTCTTCAGATTCAGTCATACAATACCCAATTTCCCCATGTCAACCATTAATAATGTTGTCAAAAATGCTGTATTTCATGAACTCTTTGGCATATCATTACGAAACCTGGTGCTTAAAAAGGTTTTTGTGGAGGCGCCCCCTTGTGGTTATTCAttataatgaaattacaaaaaatcCGAATAGCTTTTGATTAGTTATACTAATCCTAGTCTTGACAGATTCCTTATATCATGCTGAGAACATTTATCCAAATTATGCCATAATCAGCTGAACTTCGCGTCAGCCATTTCGATTTACGCTGAAAAACTACTTTTTCGAACTTCTTCTAGAGCGCTGATCCAATTTTCACAAATTTCGACCCAAATCATCTTCGTTTACCACGTTAATGAATTTGATGGCATGGTGCCAAACTGCATCTGatgctgtatctctgcaaagctttgacatattgacaccaaacttcaTGTGTGTCATTTTCACCTAACACTAACAAAGCCACATCAATTTGAcaacagtgccacctattggtAAAAACTGGTAAAGCAATAAATCATATTACTAATGATTGAATTCATGATTTTTCAGCTAGTCAAAGCAGAGGGGAAACAGACATGCTTCTGGAGGAGAGCAAATGTATATTATACAttgtagttatcatttgaaaaagttGAATTAGTTCAGCACCGGTTATGTAAGGAGGTTTGGAGTCTGGGATCATCAGTTCTGAAGTCTCTGGACGGGCTGGTCTTCACGGGTGAACCCTAGAAACAGAGTCAAGCTGTCATTATTCCCCATGATGTGATCAGACATTCATCAGTAATGCAAACCTCTCTGGTGATTCGTCTTTCAATGTAGGCCATAAACTGTGAGCTGAGGCTGAGAGGCTCCGCCCCTTTACGGCTCCGcccatcctcctcctcatcatccccTGTACAGCTGTCAATGAAGTCTATCTGTTCAAGCTCTGCTTCCACTTTAGAAAGAGATGACAAGGTGATTTAAAACTAAAATCCTGTAGAGCTTATTACTGGAGCACTCGTACTAAATCTTACATGTGCCATTGGTCATGTGAGACCCTGTCCGATGATCCTCACGCTCTCTTTCTCGATCTCGTCTCTGTTTTTGCTCTCTGGTGATTTCCGCCACTCTCAACGACAAGTCTGACAACTCGTCTGAAGGCTTTAAGAAAGGATAGATGGGGAACAGGCAGAAGAGGACAATGAAATACATTATGGATAGAGTGGATTGATGATTGAGTGATCAGAATAGCACTTGCCTCATTTCCAGACCACCTTTTGTCTCCGCTGTCCACACTGTTAAAGCCGGAGTCCAGAGCGCCGTACGGTTGGCCAGTATACAAATCCTCTgcactgagagacagacagatcagagaaaaaaagaaacaaagaaatagTCTGCTGAAGGTCTGACCATATCACCCTACAAGAGATGaaggtaaaatgtttttttctcaaattgtCTGGTGTCTGGATATGGCTTGGGTCCCTCCTCCAATGTAATTCTGTGGTATTTTCTccctttaattaattttaaatgtaattttattgtattttattttactttatctcAAAGTCCTTGATTTACTGCTCTCAAGTCTGTGCTGTTTTTTcacccatttattttatttttattttactttatttcaagtCCTTGATTTCATGGCTTCAAGTtggtttttaaccttttattttattttattttatatatttcctgGACTCAAGTTgatgtttttaaccttttatttttattttattttatattatgtattttttttttagctagttTTGATTTCCTGGCCTTAAgttgatttttttaaacattttatattattttactttattctattttattttattttatgtatttcctGGCCTCAAGTTGacgtttttaaccttttattttatttatttatttttttcatttaatgtttttttattttactttaactcATGTTTTTGATTTCCTGGCCTCAAGTTGATATTTTTTTTCAcccatttatataacttttttattttataacttatttattttgtattttataaatttttgccAACACAAATAATAACCTAATTTATCAATAAAGTAACAGCAACATTTTAGGTATTATAATCTGTAACCACTTAATGTATGAATCCTTATAAAGATTATGCTTTTACCACAAAACATCTTGAAGATCACTGTGGCTCCTTGTATACAAGATCCACATATAAGTTTGTCAAATTTCCTGTTGAGAAGTTTGATCTCTCCATCATCTCATCTACTGTCATCCGGTTTAGCTGCAATCTCTCCTCTCTTCATACCTTCCTACCAATCCATCCAAGCTTTaattctgtatgtgttttttacTTTCTCTCCCTTCTTATCTGCAGAATCGCTCTGCTCTGCGTGTCCTCAGAGAGATACGGCCGATAAACAACGGCTCAAATGAATGTGGGTGCGAGAGCGAAAGACAAGGAGGAGTTTATGCTCACAAAACCCAGACATAGGAAGCCAGTTCTTACCAGGATCCGAAAGGCACTGGTCTTCTGTCGTAGTCTGGAAGGTCTGATGCTGCTTTACATGCATCCATgttcagatatttaaatatatgaatctTTCCCTTTATACAGATCTGGAAAAACACACCGATAACAAAGATTCTGTCTTAGCGGAGAACAGTTCTCGAAggcaataaaaacatatttttactaTTATAAAGTGACGTGTTTCTTGGATCAGAACAGGAATGTGTTTTACCTGTGCAGGTGGGCTCTGGAGAGGATTGTTGTCCAGAATGATGCTCTGGAGGTGTCTGAGATTGCGGTAGCATACTGGGATTGTCGTTATCTTGTTACAGGAAAAATCAAGCCGGACCAATGGCAGCTCCGCCAACTCTGCAAAACTGAAGACTCTAAGTACATGCActcttatatttaatttgaaataaaaaaaatgcatgctcaAATCATTGCAGAAGAAACTGAGTGTATGCACTCTTATATtacactatattatattatattatattatattatattatattatattatattatattatattatattatattatattacactatattacactatattacactatattatattatattatattatattatattacactatattatattatattatattatattatattatattatattatattacattacattatattatattacactatattatattacactatattatattatattatattatattatattatattatattatattacactatattatattacactatattatattatattatattatattacactatattatattacactatattacactatattacactatattatattatattatattatattatattatattatattatattatattatattatattataccgaTGAACACAGATATGACAACACATCAACACACAAACATCACTCGCTTCATTCAGGTGCAGGTGCTTGAGTTTCTGACCTGGAGGCAGGCGAACGAGATGGTTTCTGCGGATGTTGAGGTCGCGCAGAGCTTCCAGCTGACCGATCTGTGGAGGAAGCGTCTGGATCTCATTACAGCTGACATccttgaagagagagagagagagagagagagagagaactgatgAGTGATGTGCATTAGAGAGAGCACATGTGAAGATGAGTGCAGAGCGCTGGTCCACACACCAGTTCTGTGAGCTGTCTGAGTTTGCCCAGATCCTCCGGCAGCGAGACCAGCTTGTTATTGCAGGCGATCAAAACTTTGAGCGGCAGACGGCACACATAAGCGGGGAGAGTGGACAACTGGTTTCGACTGCAaggagaaaacaacaaaaaaaacaagagaatCAGAAACTGTTTGCAGGCCGAATTACTAGATTTAAGGAAATATGAGtggtactttcacttgagtaactTGGAAAGGGCAAAGTAGCTACTAAAGAGTTCTGAATGATTTCATGCTGATAACAGTGTTGCTGTGGTTGACTAAAACtagggttgcaaaaaggtggaaCATTTTGGAAAGATTCCAGGATTTTTTTGAATATTCCAGGGATTTTTTAAAAGTTTCTGGAAATTTACTGGACATTTcccacccctttgcaaccctaaCGATAgctattaaatgaaataaaaaaaacaaatattagatgaaaattttatttaatactttatattacattttatttttattttactgtattgatgctatattttattattttttttgtattttatttgccaCCAAGCAAAAGCAAAAGATGACCTGATTACTCAGAATAGTAATAGCAAACTCTCCTCAAGATTTAGGCATCAAAATTTGTAAACAAACGTcctaaatatgtataaaaaaatttaaatgaaaaaaatggtgttattgttaaccaaattaaatgtaatttaaatgtaaacaaatattatacaattattagatgaaaaacttcaactcaaactaaaattaatacatttattttgaaaactaactggaaaaaaaagtacaattactaataatttttatatatatatataaaaagctaaattgaaaataaaaactgaaattaaaactaaaagctgATTCAAAACATCACATAcaataacagtaaaaaataacactaaaatagcACTAATTGGTTTCTTACTGGTCTTCATCAAAAGAGCCCACATCTGTATTTCTCTACTGGATTCTGACAAAGTttggcaattttcatttttgtgtgaactatccctttaaatctcaAATCATGAATTGTAAGAACAAATGGAAtcaacattgtattttttttaacaaatccaATCAATGTTTTTCATATCTCCAGAGCTCTGTGTTAAAACACTGCTGCCGTTCAGCTGTGGTAACATTTCAAATGGTCAAATATATTCTAGCGTTATGTTATATACgctgtgtctgtgtttatgaccTGATGTTTAGGTAGGTGAGGGACTGTAGGTTTATCAGACTCTCTGGTAGTGAACGCAGACAGTTCTGGTACAGGTTCAAACTCTCCAGCgacacaaacatgcacacctCCACCGGCAGCTCTGTCAGTCTGTTTCGTGATAGATCTGAGAGGACacagaacagagagagaaagagacgatGAGAAACACACGTCTGGCATCCAGGACGGCTGCACACCTGTCATGTAAAAGCGTGTTTGATGAGCTCTTGGCTGTCTGTTCCTGGACCAATGTGCTGGAAATCCAGTCTCTGAGAACCTTTCTTCTACTTGAGGTCAGGGAAATGATACAGATGCATCAGCATTagccaaaatatttattttatgttttttattactgCTTTTGATCTGAAATTGGCTGATATTGAAAGCAGGGTATATTAAGGTTCACTGCTGCTAGCCAAAATGCCAATCACAACATCTTTTTGGTGCAATACTTCACATAAATAAAATCCAAACACGGAGTCACTGAACTTCTCATTTGCTACAAATAGAGTAGAGTAGACCGATTCTAGTCTGTGTGGGGAAAAACTGACATTTCCATTGCATTATCCAGGTCTATCCAATTGTCAGCTAGCAGAAACAGGTTTGGTTCTCCTTAGTATGACATATGATTGCTTTCAAAACAGCCAGTGAAACATATGCATAATTAAGACTgtcaaattttaatttgaaatacaaAATGCACGCTCAAATCAATGCAGAAGAAACTGAGTGTATGCActcttatatttaatttgaaataaataaaaaatgcatgacCAAATTacaaaatgcatacataaaaCTATCAATTAGATGCAGCCACACAATACATGCATTAgattttaaatctaaatataataacAGCACTTCTGGTGCATATACAGATGCTAGATACTCATTTCTCACTTGCTCCAGACCACTTTCAATCCCACAATAACTCCATATCAGATTCATAATCTCATATTACTTTGTTTAACCCTTTAGTACATGTTTAGGGGTAAACAAAGTGCCTATTAGATTTAATATCTGTCTGAAATGATCTAAACTCTTTATATAATTgcatgcaagcacacacacacacacacacacacactttaaacccAGAGGACAAACACTCACACAAGGGATCCCATGACCACCAAAAATAGCTGCCGGACTAGGAGTGAGATAAATGTCCATTTCTCTGTTCTGGATTACATGAAAGAGGCCAGTAGAACTTCACTGGTGCTCTACACTCAGAGAAGATTCAGAGGGACCGAACTTACCGGAAAAAGTTTGTTTTTGAGAACAATCTAATCTTAACattcccccctttttttttgttttgcatttcacTTCTAAAGTGTCTGAAGTTCAGCCACAAAACCGACCATATAAATACAAGGAAAAATACGTTGTTTTCAAAGCctttaaaaatattatgtgtgtattttataaatacattttaatttgaatttttttgaatATACAAATATAGCACAAATAACAATATAAagcaaatgaaaatgttattttaaaagattctgaccttatttttttgtcattttatgaatatattatatagCATAAATGTCAATACACTTCAtctgttttaaaaaaattgtctgtacattttaaacacttttaataAGATTAAAAACTTCTAACAATATTTTGTCTGTATTTTCTGAATATATTAATAGCAAAAATGGctagataaaaacaaaaacttcaacagggaaaaaaactaaaatataaaaataagaaaaatgttgtttttttatatataattttctcagttctctctgaatacacatacacatacacacacatatatatatatatatatatatatatatatatatatatattatatataaatatatatatatatatatatatatatattttttttatatatatatatatatttttttttttcacatttacattttctgaatatactaatatagctaaaatttaaaaacactacgaaaatgtgtatttaaaaacattacatgaacattttaattcatCTGAATATACTAAATGGGACAAAGGACATAAGAAAGCGAGCAAATAGATAAATATTGAGATGTATATTACATAAAACATACTGATCAGTGTTTAGCAACACAACATGAGTGTAATCAGATCTGCAGCCTGTATGTTTGTTTGTACTGATGACACTCGATCTATGTTTGTAACAGTGAGATCCCGGATGGGGAAGACAGGAAGTGCTGCTGACTGTAACATCTGCTTCCTACACTGACAGCTACCTAAAACACAGCACCGATCCATTAC is a window of Carassius carassius chromosome 23, fCarCar2.1, whole genome shotgun sequence DNA encoding:
- the lrch3 gene encoding DISP complex protein LRCH3 isoform X5, which gives rise to MAASVLLSAESPVPSFTVGHLAGAAAAGAAHHGLSIAPGAASWSRSLDRALDEAAATGALTLSGRKLKEFPRSAAGHDLTDTTRADLSRNRLTELPVEVCMFVSLESLNLYQNCLRSLPESLINLQSLTYLNISRNQLSTLPAYVCRLPLKVLIACNNKLVSLPEDLGKLRQLTELDVSCNEIQTLPPQIGQLEALRDLNIRRNHLVRLPPELAELPLVRLDFSCNKITTIPVCYRNLRHLQSIILDNNPLQSPPAQICIKGKIHIFKYLNMDACKAASDLPDYDRRPVPFGSCAEDLYTGQPYGALDSGFNSVDSGDKRWSGNEPSDELSDLSLRVAEITREQKQRRDREREREDHRTGSHMTNGTLEAELEQIDFIDSCTGDDEEEDGRSRKGAEPLSLSSQFMAYIERRITREGSPVKTSPSRDFRTDDPRLQTSLHNRGGSEPAVTSSYAHNQRSAGAASCSGVGVERVRREAQLAALRYEEERHKTRLVQRDGVMNYVKHKSTPSPTKLSPTDSEPGEDYGSLSPTALQTLTYPIQRPESYLFRLGQREEKKKGESGTQKAEPDEATPTQSPAPRGEEAILIEQLRRNIECRLKVSLPSDLGAALTDGVVLCHLANHVRPRSIPSIHVPSPAVPKLTMAKCRRNVENFLEACRRIGVPQDSLCSVGDVLKGEAVCVFRLVEALLSLAPPPFHSAPSSQLAGFALFYLSIMSLLCALYCHLVPIL
- the lrch3 gene encoding DISP complex protein LRCH3 isoform X4 is translated as MAASVLLSAESPVPSFTVGHLAGAAAAGAAHHGLSIAPGAASWSRSLDRALDEAAATGALTLSGRKLKEFPRSAAGHDLTDTTRADLSRNRLTELPVEVCMFVSLESLNLYQNCLRSLPESLINLQSLTYLNISRNQLSTLPAYVCRLPLKVLIACNNKLVSLPEDLGKLRQLTELDVSCNEIQTLPPQIGQLEALRDLNIRRNHLVRLPPELAELPLVRLDFSCNKITTIPVCYRNLRHLQSIILDNNPLQSPPAQICIKGKIHIFKYLNMDACKAASDLPDYDRRPVPFGSCAEDLYTGQPYGALDSGFNSVDSGDKRWSGNEPSDELSDLSLRVAEITREQKQRRDREREREDHRTGSHMTNGTLEAELEQIDFIDSCTGDDEEEDGRSRKGAEPLSLSSQFMAYIERRITREGSPVKTSPSRDFRTDDPRLQTSLHNRGGSEPAVTSSYAHNQRSAGAASCSGVGVERVRREAQLAALRYEEERHKTRLVQRDGVMNYVKHKSTPSPTKLSPTDSESLYPSRWSTHTDDSALFLPGEDYGSLSPTALQTLTYPIQRPESYLFRLGQREEKKKGESGTQKAEPDEATPTQSPAPRGEEAILIEQLRRNIECRLKVSLPSDLGAALTDGVVLCHLANHVRPRSIPSIHVPSPAVPKLTMAKCRRNVENFLEACRRIGVPQDSLCSVGDVLKGEAVCVFRLVEALLSLAPPPFHSAPSSQLAGFALFYLSIMSLLCALYCHLVPIL